One genomic window of Solanum stenotomum isolate F172 chromosome 9, ASM1918654v1, whole genome shotgun sequence includes the following:
- the LOC125875927 gene encoding uncharacterized protein LOC125875927, protein MEDEEETQQILKVLEALKQASQQLQSNPESDTSESDSSSSSAIKALLELDTYSDPNLLNLSHHLSDLKTLISSLDKSKHKHGRIKSFLTRRVKTHEITKVAESIESEIQAWIDRESITNLANQLQQIRLQSNSSQYEEEDEIVEKLTIFHDRLSQGFNINLQDLLLKSKIFSELEYLLCCNCNVPQKVREKAGYALKEVVLFNKDVFVGQVLIGQTIKALISMDSLCSLEVLSSLIKAIRSPLVDVIESVGGISKAISYLNSDDLPFKVTAMDFVLEIGYFGRKEAVEAMLNCGLINKLVELQRSDLGGDLIDLGKVHEDSEEEIDEDEPEEKGKTKKKKKRGNREKRFLEKHPFASCVARFTVQLEVGEGLRQREKRGFKQEILKKIREACNTDAEAATIVAEVLWGSSP, encoded by the coding sequence ATGGAGGACGAAGAAGAAACACAACAAATACTAAAAGTTCTCGAAGCACTAAAACAAGCTTCACAACAACTACAATCCAACCCAGAATCTGATACATCTGAATCCGACTCATCTTCATCATCCGCCATTAAAGCTTTGCTCGAGCTCGACACTTACTCCGACCCAAACCTCTTAAACCTATCTCACCATCTCTCCGAtctcaaaaccctaatttcTTCTTTAGATAAATCGAAACACAAACATGGTAGAATCAAATCATTCCTCACTCGAAGAGTCAAAACTCATGAAATCACAAAAGTCGCAGAATCAATCGAATCAGAAATCCAAGCTTGGATTGATCGAGAATCGATTACAAATCTCGCTAATCAGCTCCAACAAATCCGTTTACAATCAAATTCATCGCAATacgaagaagaagatgaaattgTTGAGAAATTAACTATTTTCCATGATCGATTGAGTCAGGGTTTCAACATAAACCTTCaggatttgttgttgaaatcAAAAATATTCTCCGAACTCGAATATCTCCTCTGCTGCAACTGTAATGTGCCACAAAAAGTGCGTGAAAAAGCTGGATACGCTTTGAAAGAAGTTGTACTTTTCAACAAAGACGTATTCGTTGGGCAAGTTCTAATAGGTCAAACAATAAAAGCTTTAATTTCCATGGATTCATTGTGTTCATTGGAAGTCTTATCTTCGCTTATAAAAGCAATTAGAAGTCCTCTCGTTGATGTAATCGAATCCGTGGGTGGAATTTCAAAGGCGATTTCATATTTAAACTCAGATGATTTGCCATTCAAGGTAACTGCGATGGATTTTGTACTTGAAATTGGCTATTTTGGGAGGAAAGAAGCTGTAGAAGCAATGTTGAATTGCGGGTTGATTAACAAATTGGTGGAATTACAGAGGTCTGATTTGGGTGGTGATTTGATTGATTTGGGAAAAGTTCATGAGGATAGTGAAGAAGAAATAGACGAAGATGAACCCGAAGAAAAAgggaagacgaagaagaagaagaaaaggggaAATAGAGAAAAGAGATTTTTGGAGAAGCATCCATTTGCGAGCTGTGTAGCAAGATTTACAGTGCAATTGGAAGTAGGAGAAGGATTAAGGCAAAGAGAAAAAAGGGGATTTAAACAGGAGATATTGAAGAAGATTAGAGAAGCTTGTAATACTGATGCTGAAGCTGCCACCATTGTTGCTGAAGTTTTATGGGGTTCTTCACCTTAA
- the LOC125875919 gene encoding translocase of chloroplast 90, chloroplastic yields the protein MMSFKDWVLSQLITKSVASSRPLLASDNFLSEEHPDQGFDRPAHTADLVTTTRLANTIQSSNDNQEHTENTNNFHSQQRMGEDSFQSDFRVDEKPSPVVKIEALQITFLRLLKRFGLSEDNLLVSKVLYRIQLASLIRARESDLKRANLKIERARVIAAEQEAAGRPQLDFSFKILVLGRTGVGKSSTINSIFDQSRAATNAFKPATDHIQEIVGMVNGIRVSFIDTPGLLPPSPSNIRKNKKILQSVKRYLRKQTPDMVLYFERLDLINTGYSDFPLLKLITEVFGPAIWFNTILVMTHSSFNLPEGTNGYPVNYESFVTTCTDLVQHYIHQAVSDTKLENPVILVENDPNCKTNNAGEKILPNGQVWKSQLLLLCICTKVLSDVNTLLDFEDSLKVGQSNVGRLPSLPHLLSSFLKHRAQIRHGGAENEIDEVSRLDSDDEDDEYDQLPPIRILTKSQFGRLSGSQKKDYLDELDYRETLYLKKQLIEEAHRQREKRVSSSEGKAAPDDESDNQQEGPPEPVLLPDMAIPPSFDSDCPIHRYRCLITSEQWLARPVLDPNGWDHDVSFDGINLESSAEIRKNIFTSVNGQMSKDKQDFSIQSEFAAAFTNPGGPTYAVGLDVQSANKELICTIHSNAKVRNLRTNVTECGISVIPFGDKYFLGAKCEDSFTIGKRLKFNVNAGRMGGAGQAAYGGSFVATLRGRDYPVRNESLSLSMTVLSLNKEMVLSGNLQTDFRVNRGTNMSVSANLNNRKMGQVSIKTSSSERMEIAFIALFSIARALLRRKRNDQLIEDSPEAR from the exons ATGATGAGCTTCAAGGACTGGGTCCTGTCACAGTTGATAACCAAGTCAGTTGCCTCGTCAAGACCACTTTTAGCATCAGATAACTTTTTATCAGAGGAACATCCTGATCAAGGGTTTGACCGCCCAG CTCACACTGCTGATTTGGTTACAACAACTAGGTTAGCCAATACAATACAATCTTCCAATGATAATCAAGAGCATACAgagaatacaaataattttcATTCACAACAACGGATGGGCGAAGATTCTTTTCAGTCGGATTTTAGGGTTGATGAGAAACCTAGTCCAGTGGTAAAGATTGAAGCCCTTCAGATTACATTCTTGCGCCTTCTTAAACGTTTTGGCCTGTCCGAGGACAACCTTCTGGTATCAAAGGTCTTATACCGGATCCAGCTGGCATCACTGATACGGGCTAGAGAATCAGATTTAAAAAGGGCAAATCTTAAAATTGAGAGAGCCCGTGTAATAGCAGCAGAACAAGAAGCTGCTGGCCGACCACAACTGGATTTCTCATTTAAGATCCTTGTACTGGGTAGAACTGGAGTTGGCAAGAGTTCAACCATAAATTCCATTTTTGACCAATCAAGAGCAGCAACCAACGCGTTCAAGCCTGCTACTGACCATATTCAAGAGATTGTGGGAATGGTAAATGGCATCAGAGTATCGTTTATTGACACTCCTGGTTTATTGCCTCCCTCACCCAGTAATATCCGAAAAAACAAGAAGATATTGCAATCTGTGAAACGATATTTAAGGAAACAAACGCCTGATATGGTACTGTATTTTGAGCGCCTGGATTTGATCAACACGGGCTACAGTGATTTCCCCTTGTTGAAGCTTATAACGGAAGTCTTTGGTCCTGCAATTTGGTTTAATACTATCCTTGTCATGACTCATTCTTCCTTCAATCTTCCCGAAGGAACAAACGGATATCCTGTTAACTATGAATCTTTTGTCACCACCTGCACAGATTTGGTCCAACATTATATTCACCAGGCAGTCTCTGACACTAAGCTTGAAAATCCTGTAATTTTGGTGGAGAATGATCCCAATTGTAAGACCAATAATGCTGGAGAGAAGATTCTCCCTAACGGGCAGGTGTGGAAGTCTCAGTTATTATTGTTGTGCATATGCACCAAAGTTCTAAGTGATGTTAATACCCTATTGGACTTTGAAGACAGCCTAAAGGTGGGGCAATCAAATGTAGGACGATTGCCTTCTCTTCCGCATCTTCTCTCATCCTTTCTAAAGCATCGTGCTCAGATAAGACACGGCGGAGCTGAGAATGAAATTGATGAGGTTTCTCGTTTAGACTCAGATGATGAAGACGACGAATATGATCAGTTACCTCCTATTCGGATACTGACCAAGTCTCAGTTTGGAAGGTTGAGTGGTTCCCAAAAGAAGGATTATCTTGACGAACTAGACTACCGAGAAACCCTCTATTTGAAAAAACAACTGATAGAAGAAGCTCATCGACAAAGAGAAAAGAGAGTTTCTTCAAGTGAGGGTAAAGCGGCCCCTGATGATGAGTCTGATAACCAGCAGGAGGGCCCTCCTGAGCCAGTTCTCTTGCCAGATATGGCTATTCCTCCAAGCTTTGATTCAGATTGCCCTATCCACAGATACAGGTGCCTCATCACCAGTGAACAGTGGCTTGCAAGACCAGTCCTTGATCCCAATGGATGGGACCATGATGTGAGCTTTGATGGAATTAACCTCGAGAGCAGTgcagaaataagaaaaaacatatttacCTCGGTTAATGGACAAATGAGCAAGGACAAACAAGACTTCAGTATTCAATCTGAGTTTGCTGCAGCTTTCACCAATCCAGGTGGGCCCACTTATGCGGTTGGTCTTGATGTTCAATCTGCCAATAAAGAGCTGATCTGCACTATCCACAGTAATGCAAAGGTAAGAAATTTAAGAACTAATGTCACTGAATGCGGTATTTCTGTAATACCATTCGGGGATAAGTATTTTCTTGGTGCCAAGTGTGAAGACAGTTTTACAATTGGAAAGAGACTGAAGTTTAATGTGAACGCTGGTCGGATGGGGGGTGCTGGGCAAGCAGCCTATGGCGGGAGCTTTGTAGCCACTTTAAGAGGAAGGGATTATCCAGTGAGAAACGAAAGTCTGAGTCTCTCGATGACAGTTCTCTCTCTCAACAAAGAAATGGTGTTGAGCGGAAACTTACAAACTGACTTCAGAGTGAACCGAGGTACAAACATGTCAGTGAGCGCAAACCTCAATAACCGGAAGATGGGCCAGGTTTCCATCAAGACAAGCAGCTCTGAGCGCATGGAAATAGCTTTTATCGCACTTTTCTCCATCGCGAGAGCCCTGTTGCGCAGAAAGAGAAATGACCAACTTATTGAAGACTCTCCGGAAGCTAGATGA